The following proteins come from a genomic window of Polaribacter dokdonensis:
- the dinB gene encoding DNA polymerase IV has product MNKHILHLDLDTFFVSCERLIDSRLQKKPLLVGGTGDRGVVAACSYETRAFGIHSGMSMKIARKLCPEAAVIRGNTGIYSKYSNIVTEIISDKVPVFEKASIDEFYADLSGMDAFFGSYKYASELRQKIIKESGLPISFGLSQNKIVSKVATGEAKPNNQLLINKGFEKDFLAPLSIKKIPSVGEKTYQVLRNLGVDKVKVIQEMPLEMMISVLGKNGKTIWKRANGLDNPPIITYHERKSLSTERTYNKDTIDVKKLKETIFAMAENLAYQLRKGNKLASVFSVKIRYSDFNTYSKQIKIPYTSADHIIIPTVLDLFQKLYQRRLLIRLIGVKVSDIVNGNYQINLFDDTQQMLNLYNAMDTVRDKYGELSIMRASAMGAKTIGRFNNPFNGEPPLVLAHRKQ; this is encoded by the coding sequence GTGAATAAACATATTTTACATCTTGATTTAGATACTTTTTTCGTTTCCTGTGAACGATTGATTGATAGTAGGCTTCAAAAAAAACCGCTTTTAGTAGGTGGTACAGGAGACAGAGGTGTTGTTGCTGCTTGTAGTTATGAAACTAGAGCTTTTGGTATACATTCTGGAATGTCTATGAAAATTGCCAGAAAACTATGTCCAGAAGCTGCTGTTATTAGAGGCAATACAGGTATTTATTCTAAATACTCAAATATTGTTACAGAAATTATAAGTGATAAAGTTCCTGTTTTTGAAAAAGCGAGTATTGATGAGTTTTATGCAGATTTATCTGGAATGGATGCTTTTTTTGGCAGCTATAAATATGCATCAGAATTGCGTCAGAAAATTATTAAAGAAAGTGGTTTACCCATTTCTTTTGGGTTATCTCAAAACAAAATTGTTTCTAAAGTTGCAACAGGAGAAGCAAAACCTAACAATCAACTTTTAATAAATAAGGGTTTTGAAAAAGACTTTTTAGCTCCTTTATCAATTAAAAAAATACCTTCTGTGGGTGAAAAAACCTATCAAGTTTTACGAAATCTAGGTGTAGATAAAGTAAAAGTGATACAAGAAATGCCTTTAGAAATGATGATAAGTGTGTTAGGCAAAAACGGAAAAACCATTTGGAAACGTGCAAATGGGTTAGACAACCCTCCTATTATTACCTATCATGAGCGCAAATCATTATCTACAGAAAGAACTTATAATAAAGACACTATAGATGTAAAAAAGCTAAAAGAAACCATTTTTGCAATGGCAGAAAATTTAGCTTATCAGCTTAGAAAGGGAAACAAATTAGCTTCTGTTTTTAGTGTAAAAATTAGATACTCAGACTTTAACACTTACAGCAAGCAAATAAAAATACCTTACACAAGTGCAGATCATATTATTATACCAACAGTTTTAGACCTTTTTCAAAAACTATATCAAAGAAGATTATTAATACGTTTGATAGGTGTAAAAGTATCTGATATTGTAAATGGTAATTATCAAATTAATTTATTTGATGATACTCAGCAAATGCTAAATCTGTACAATGCAATGGATACTGTTCGTGATAAATATGGCGAATTAAGCATTATGAGAGCTTCTGCAATGGGTGCAAAAACCATTGGCAGATTCAATAATCCTTTTAATGGTGAACCTCCTTTAGTTTTAGCTCATAGAAAACAATAA
- a CDS encoding YiiX/YebB-like N1pC/P60 family cysteine hydrolase: MSCTTKTNNNFQLKEGDILFQNTGTDEIDTAIKDVTATEMAKNYSHVGIATKKNGEWFVVEAIPKKGIQKTSLNDFLDRNKNKANKSQTTVARLDENYQKYFSKAIQYGLDRLGTPYDEIFLWDDNSYYCSELVYKMFSSQNLPKDAIPFLTHPMTFNGKSGKPMPSWIKYYKERKHSIPEGIEGTNPNLMASSPHLTFVHDYEIE, from the coding sequence TTGAGCTGTACAACTAAAACAAATAATAATTTTCAACTGAAAGAAGGTGATATACTGTTTCAAAATACAGGCACAGATGAAATTGATACTGCAATAAAAGATGTAACAGCTACAGAAATGGCCAAAAATTATTCTCATGTTGGTATAGCCACAAAAAAGAATGGTGAATGGTTTGTGGTTGAAGCTATCCCCAAAAAGGGAATTCAAAAAACATCTTTAAATGATTTTTTAGATAGAAATAAAAATAAGGCGAATAAATCTCAGACTACAGTTGCAAGACTAGATGAAAATTATCAAAAATACTTTTCGAAAGCCATTCAATATGGTTTAGATAGATTAGGTACTCCTTATGATGAAATTTTTCTATGGGATGACAACTCTTACTATTGTTCTGAGCTAGTTTACAAGATGTTTTCGTCACAAAATTTACCAAAAGATGCTATTCCTTTTCTTACTCATCCAATGACTTTTAATGGCAAATCAGGTAAACCCATGCCTAGTTGGATTAAGTATTACAAAGAACGTAAACATTCTATTCCTGAAGGAATTGAAGGCACAAATCCTAATTTAATGGCTAGTAGTCCTCACCTAACATTTGTGCATGATTATGAAATTGAATAA
- a CDS encoding XRE family transcriptional regulator, with the protein MNNLSKNIKHLRNLKKLTQEALAEELSVTRSRISSYEENRSSPTIEFLIDFSKYFKIPIDIIIKNDLTKANDVSFIEVGNKRVLFPIAVDSENENLIEVIPAKASAGYLLGYDDPEYIEQLEKIKLPFLPTGKHRAFPIKGDSMLPMKDGSYVVAEFVEDIKQAKSGYSYIVVTKNDGMTYKRVENLIEEKGCFLLKPDNPSYQSYQVPISEVLELWKFTCSINTQEYEEHELKISSIINMFQNLGVELASLNKLSR; encoded by the coding sequence ATGAATAATTTATCAAAAAACATTAAGCATTTAAGAAATCTTAAAAAGTTAACACAAGAAGCTTTAGCAGAAGAATTATCTGTAACTAGATCTAGAATAAGTTCTTACGAAGAGAACAGATCATCACCAACTATAGAGTTTTTAATAGATTTTTCTAAGTATTTTAAAATACCTATTGATATTATCATAAAAAACGATTTAACAAAAGCTAATGATGTGTCTTTTATAGAGGTTGGTAATAAGCGTGTATTGTTTCCTATTGCTGTAGATAGTGAGAATGAAAACCTTATAGAGGTAATACCAGCAAAAGCTTCTGCAGGGTATTTATTAGGCTATGATGACCCTGAATATATAGAACAGTTAGAAAAGATTAAACTGCCTTTTTTACCTACAGGAAAACACAGGGCTTTTCCTATTAAAGGTGATTCTATGTTGCCTATGAAAGATGGTTCTTATGTGGTTGCAGAGTTTGTAGAAGATATAAAACAGGCAAAAAGCGGCTATTCTTATATTGTTGTTACTAAAAATGATGGTATGACCTATAAAAGGGTAGAGAATCTTATAGAAGAAAAAGGTTGCTTTTTGTTAAAGCCAGATAATCCTTCATATCAATCTTATCAAGTGCCAATTTCTGAGGTTCTAGAGCTTTGGAAGTTTACATGCAGTATTAATACTCAAGAATATGAAGAGCATGAATTAAAGATTAGTAGTATTATTAATATGTTTCAAAATTTAGGGGTAGAGTTAGCTTCGCTTAATAAATTAAGCAGGTAA
- a CDS encoding helix-turn-helix domain-containing protein — protein sequence MQHFKTVSSYLDYLELPRPEHPMLSVFNSKGDGFLPCPKESSPPITNDCYSISLKKFVKGDLNYGRTKYDFTNGALIFIAPRQILQWDSSVVFERKGFSINFHEDFLKGTELAQQIKKYGFFSYSVNEALHLSPKEEKQIESIVANIEIEYQNNQDEFSKEIIISQLSTLFKYSNRFYERQFLNRKELSNNLLERFNLLLSEYFELGQLQEKGIPNIKQIANKMSVSQRYLSDTLKKETGKTTTEHLHLRLIDEAKNILLKPNKSISEVAYELGFEYPQYFSRLFKKKEGISPTEYREKYKLN from the coding sequence ATGCAACATTTTAAAACAGTATCATCCTATTTAGATTATTTGGAACTGCCGAGACCAGAACACCCTATGTTGAGTGTTTTCAACTCAAAAGGGGATGGATTTCTACCTTGTCCAAAAGAAAGTTCACCACCAATTACAAACGATTGCTATTCCATTAGCTTAAAGAAATTTGTAAAAGGCGACTTAAACTACGGACGAACAAAATATGATTTTACCAATGGAGCGTTAATTTTCATTGCTCCAAGGCAAATTCTACAATGGGACAGTAGCGTGGTTTTTGAGCGAAAAGGCTTTTCAATAAACTTCCACGAAGATTTTTTAAAAGGAACAGAATTAGCACAACAAATAAAAAAATACGGTTTCTTTTCCTATTCAGTAAATGAAGCATTACATCTTTCGCCAAAAGAAGAAAAGCAAATAGAATCTATAGTTGCAAATATTGAAATAGAATACCAGAACAATCAAGATGAATTTAGCAAAGAAATTATCATTTCTCAATTAAGTACGCTTTTTAAGTATTCCAATCGATTTTATGAAAGACAGTTTTTGAATAGAAAAGAATTATCAAATAACTTGTTGGAGCGATTTAATCTACTATTGTCTGAATATTTTGAATTAGGACAGCTACAAGAAAAAGGTATTCCAAACATAAAACAAATAGCTAATAAAATGTCAGTTTCTCAACGCTATTTAAGTGATACACTTAAAAAAGAAACAGGAAAAACGACTACCGAACATTTACACTTGCGTTTAATTGATGAAGCAAAAAATATTTTATTGAAACCGAATAAAAGTATTTCAGAAGTAGCTTATGAGTTGGGGTTCGAATACCCACAATATTTTTCAAGATTATTTAAAAAGAAAGAAGGTATAAGTCCAACGGAATACAGAGAAAAATATAAATTAAATTAA
- a CDS encoding RidA family protein, translating into MKKLTNRLTLLAILFAFAFGFQSCEQKQKEETKEVEKEIIIESEKPEYFLLRPEVEKAYGYSHAVKIGNDIKISGAVSMDNEGNPTAVGDIEQQMKNCYADLEKILKHFGCTFDDVVKEDIFTTDMAQMLEKSAYRAEIYKNGFPTGSWLEVKGLALPEFMIEIELEVHKSE; encoded by the coding sequence ATGAAAAAACTAACTAACCGATTGACTTTACTCGCAATACTTTTTGCATTCGCTTTTGGATTCCAAAGTTGTGAACAAAAACAAAAGGAAGAAACTAAAGAGGTGGAAAAAGAAATAATTATTGAATCCGAAAAACCTGAATATTTTCTCCTGCGTCCAGAAGTAGAAAAAGCATACGGATATTCACACGCTGTGAAAATTGGAAACGACATCAAAATATCTGGTGCAGTAAGTATGGACAATGAAGGAAATCCAACAGCTGTTGGAGATATAGAACAGCAGATGAAAAACTGTTATGCTGATTTAGAAAAAATATTAAAACACTTTGGTTGCACATTTGACGATGTTGTAAAAGAAGATATTTTTACAACTGATATGGCTCAAATGCTTGAAAAATCAGCATATCGTGCTGAAATTTATAAAAATGGATTTCCGACTGGTTCTTGGCTTGAAGTAAAAGGATTAGCATTACCTGAATTTATGATTGAAATCGAACTTGAAGTACATAAATCGGAATAA
- a CDS encoding VOC family protein, translated as MKLFYKLVVLVLVFNLYACKDKKNTIKPIEISKNVSSDLELDHFNIWVKQPEKAKNKLREIGFTAVPDSLSAVHIGQGTSGRYFRFLNSYLEFIFVYDQNELEQNNEKNKDLDFTKRANFNKNGASPFSLALKVKGYYIEKIPFKKVAYHQDWMDEHMNIYAAKNSNIELKEPSIFVVYPEMEFERFETLSDLKNIPEEHAIWRTFYKHPNGAKKITKIEITSDNLNTNTATIKAVNEIENLTVKKGKEHLMKLYFDNNFQGKSFDLRPDLPLIIYL; from the coding sequence ATGAAACTTTTTTACAAACTTGTAGTCTTAGTTTTAGTATTTAATTTATACGCTTGTAAAGACAAAAAAAATACAATAAAGCCAATTGAAATAAGTAAAAATGTTTCAAGTGACTTAGAACTTGATCATTTTAACATCTGGGTTAAACAACCAGAAAAAGCTAAAAATAAACTTAGAGAAATTGGGTTTACAGCTGTACCTGACTCACTTTCAGCAGTGCATATAGGCCAGGGTACTTCTGGTAGATATTTTCGTTTTTTAAATAGCTATCTCGAATTCATTTTTGTCTACGACCAAAATGAATTAGAACAAAACAATGAAAAGAATAAAGATTTAGACTTTACAAAAAGAGCCAACTTTAATAAAAATGGAGCATCTCCTTTTAGCCTAGCTCTTAAAGTAAAAGGCTATTACATAGAAAAAATACCTTTTAAAAAAGTTGCTTATCATCAAGATTGGATGGATGAGCATATGAATATATATGCAGCCAAAAACTCAAACATAGAACTTAAAGAGCCTTCAATTTTTGTGGTTTACCCAGAAATGGAATTCGAAAGGTTTGAAACGTTATCTGATTTAAAGAATATTCCTGAAGAACACGCAATTTGGAGGACGTTCTATAAACATCCTAATGGAGCAAAAAAAATAACTAAAATTGAAATTACTTCAGATAATTTAAACACGAATACTGCAACCATTAAGGCTGTAAATGAAATTGAAAATTTAACAGTTAAAAAAGGTAAAGAACATTTAATGAAACTCTATTTTGACAATAATTTTCAAGGAAAATCTTTTGATTTAAGACCAGATTTGCCATTAATTATATATTTATAA
- a CDS encoding MutS-related protein → MIKDIIFRIKYTFSQIKFNRKKELNQRLKESFGKLKDDSFDFEAIEKYFRKKDNSKAHQVLSDKTCNDLDFDDLFMFLDRTNSKVGQQYFYNNLRTIKVNEKQTKLNEEIITELSKNPELRVSVQKKFEKLKHKDAYYITTLFQDEHIKPPKWFFVIKLLSLTSLFSLIFAFFDPKFFIVLLGVFCVNFVLHYWNKNNLIQYVNSIPQLLRLNNVASHLFTNSLFKKINPDLPKSIKLINEVKNRMSFFSLEAKLQGEFEIIAWFVFEIFKTMFLLEPLLLFGVLKRLNNKRGDIENVFKFVGHIDMLISIASLRNGVKTFCLPIINDGDKIIVEEISHPLIFNCTTNSIKISEKSILLTGSNMSGKTSFIRAIGLNVITGFTINTCFAKSMTFPLLKVFSAIRISDDLMNDKSYYFEEVLTIKEMLNESAKGNKNLFLLDEIFKGTNTIERISAGKSILSALTKNNNKILVSTHDIELTDMLSNEYELYHFSETVNEKTVGFDYKLKEGKLRNRNAIRILEINNYPKEVVKEAIELAKELDKTYVAKNTTGNTVYN, encoded by the coding sequence ATGATTAAAGACATAATTTTTCGAATTAAATACACTTTTTCTCAAATAAAATTCAATAGAAAAAAAGAGTTAAATCAAAGGTTAAAAGAATCATTTGGAAAACTGAAAGATGATTCCTTTGACTTTGAAGCCATTGAAAAATACTTCAGAAAAAAAGATAATTCAAAAGCACATCAAGTATTATCAGACAAAACCTGTAACGACTTGGATTTTGATGACTTATTTATGTTTCTTGACCGAACTAATTCAAAAGTTGGTCAACAATACTTTTACAATAATCTTCGGACAATAAAAGTAAATGAAAAGCAAACCAAACTGAACGAAGAAATAATAACTGAATTATCGAAAAATCCAGAATTAAGAGTTTCGGTTCAAAAAAAGTTTGAAAAACTAAAACATAAAGATGCCTACTACATAACTACATTATTTCAAGACGAGCATATTAAGCCACCAAAATGGTTTTTTGTTATAAAATTATTGTCGTTAACAAGTTTATTTTCATTGATTTTCGCCTTTTTCGACCCTAAATTTTTTATAGTTTTATTAGGCGTCTTCTGTGTGAATTTTGTATTACATTATTGGAATAAAAATAATTTAATTCAGTATGTAAATTCAATTCCACAACTTTTAAGGCTTAATAATGTGGCTTCTCATTTATTTACCAACTCATTGTTTAAAAAGATAAATCCTGACTTACCAAAGTCCATCAAATTAATAAATGAAGTTAAAAATAGAATGTCATTTTTTTCACTTGAAGCCAAACTTCAAGGAGAATTTGAAATCATAGCTTGGTTTGTATTTGAGATCTTTAAAACAATGTTTTTGCTTGAGCCCTTATTATTATTTGGAGTTTTAAAAAGGTTAAATAACAAAAGAGGCGACATAGAAAATGTCTTTAAATTTGTTGGGCATATTGATATGCTAATTTCAATAGCGTCTTTAAGAAACGGAGTTAAAACATTCTGTTTACCAATTATTAATGATGGAGATAAAATCATTGTTGAAGAGATCAGTCATCCTTTAATTTTTAATTGCACAACTAACAGCATAAAAATATCTGAAAAATCCATACTTCTTACAGGTTCAAATATGTCTGGAAAAACGTCTTTTATTCGTGCAATTGGACTAAATGTTATAACTGGATTTACAATTAATACTTGTTTTGCAAAATCAATGACTTTTCCTTTGTTAAAAGTGTTTTCGGCTATCAGAATAAGTGATGATTTAATGAATGACAAAAGTTATTATTTTGAAGAAGTATTAACCATTAAAGAAATGCTTAATGAGAGTGCAAAAGGAAATAAAAACTTATTTCTTTTAGATGAAATATTTAAAGGTACAAATACAATAGAGCGTATTTCTGCTGGGAAATCTATTCTATCTGCTTTAACAAAGAATAATAATAAAATATTGGTTTCAACTCACGACATAGAATTGACAGATATGCTTTCTAACGAATATGAGCTGTATCACTTCAGCGAAACAGTAAACGAGAAAACAGTAGGTTTTGATTACAAACTGAAAGAAGGAAAACTAAGAAATAGAAATGCAATTAGAATACTTGAAATTAATAATTACCCAAAAGAAGTTGTGAAGGAAGCAATCGAATTAGCAAAAGAATTAGATAAAACATATGTAGCAAAAAACACTACTGGCAACACCGTTTATAATTAA
- a CDS encoding DNA polymerase III subunit alpha: MYLNCHTYYSLRFGTFSEIDLLQLAVKNKSNCIALTDINNTSACMNFVQQANKLNIKPVIGVDFRNGNSQQFVAIAKNNRGFQQINAYLSYFLEAKIDFPNQPKYLEDVFIIYPFEKALELNLTSFKKNEFVGVSVAEINKLRFSYLNKYKDKIVIQQQVTVRNKKDFNAHRLLRAIDKNILLSKLSKTEECLETDVMYTLQDLKNYFKDFTNVITNTENLLNACTINFGFNENRTNQNLKFYTNSFDEDCKLLKKLCAENLKKRYTKPTQKVYDRLEKELKVIVDLKFVSFFLINYDIIHFAKRNNFFHVGRGSGANSIVAYIIGITDVDPIELDLYFERFINPFRASPPDFDIDFSWKDRDIVTNYIFNRFNNVALLATYVTFKYRAIVRELGKVFGLPKEEIDKLSKGVSTLGNYSRSQKLATTTKKINQEKKSQFDSMAHLVLKYGKLIEGFPNYVSVHSAGILILDKPIHYFSATSLPPKNFPTVQFDMNIADDVGIFKFDILGQRGLAKIKDALALIKENNPDAPEIDITDIERFKNDKKINNLLKTGGAIGAYYVESPAMRGLMQKLQTQDYLGLVAASSIIRPGVSSSGMKDEFIKRHRYPEHRKNANPILLKIMPETYGVMVYQEDVMKVANQFADLTLGEADVLRRGMSGKYRSVSEFKAVENKFIENCRKKGFKDELIFEVWNQIKSFAGYAFAKGHSASYAVESYQSLFLKCYYPIEFMTAVLNNGGGFYSTEHYIHEAKMRGATIELPCINTSDHPNIVKGKTIFLGFGYLKNLEHLLIERILSSRQTEGKFLSLNNFLDRVSISIEQLTILIRINAFRFTKKPKTTLLWEATFRINGTKKNELVSQGKLFGVPHQQFKIPKLESHWLEDVYDQLELIDFTTYDYFSLVIEDYHKHIKAKDMYKYADKNVLLYGKLVTTRYNKTSTGKLMRLSTFIDVDGNYFDAVHFTNVVHLYPINGMGIYACYGKITNRFGFCSMNIIKSKKMSIALNPRC, translated from the coding sequence ATGTATTTAAATTGTCATACATATTACTCTTTGCGTTTTGGAACCTTCTCTGAAATAGACCTTTTGCAACTGGCTGTAAAAAATAAGAGCAACTGTATTGCACTTACAGATATTAATAATACTTCTGCTTGTATGAATTTTGTGCAGCAAGCAAATAAATTAAATATTAAACCTGTAATTGGGGTAGATTTTAGAAATGGAAACTCACAACAATTTGTTGCTATTGCTAAAAACAACAGGGGTTTTCAACAAATTAATGCTTACCTCTCTTACTTTTTAGAAGCTAAAATAGATTTTCCTAATCAACCTAAATATTTAGAGGATGTTTTTATTATTTATCCTTTTGAGAAAGCACTAGAACTTAATTTAACATCGTTTAAAAAAAACGAATTTGTAGGGGTTTCTGTAGCCGAAATTAATAAGCTTAGATTTTCTTATTTAAATAAATACAAAGACAAAATTGTAATTCAACAACAAGTTACTGTTCGCAATAAAAAAGACTTTAATGCACATCGTTTACTTAGAGCTATAGATAAAAATATTCTGTTAAGTAAATTATCTAAAACTGAAGAGTGTTTAGAAACAGATGTTATGTACACGCTTCAAGACTTAAAAAATTACTTTAAAGATTTTACGAATGTTATAACCAATACAGAAAACTTATTAAATGCGTGTACTATCAACTTTGGGTTTAATGAAAACAGAACCAATCAAAACTTAAAATTTTACACCAATTCTTTTGATGAAGATTGTAAATTACTAAAGAAACTATGTGCAGAAAATTTAAAAAAAAGATATACAAAGCCTACTCAAAAAGTATATGATCGTTTAGAAAAAGAGCTAAAGGTTATTGTAGACTTAAAGTTTGTATCGTTCTTTTTAATAAATTATGATATTATACACTTTGCCAAAAGAAACAACTTTTTTCATGTTGGTAGAGGAAGTGGAGCCAATAGTATTGTTGCTTATATTATTGGTATTACAGATGTAGATCCTATAGAATTAGATTTGTATTTTGAGCGTTTTATAAATCCATTTAGAGCATCTCCTCCAGATTTTGATATCGATTTTTCTTGGAAAGATAGAGACATTGTAACCAATTATATTTTTAATCGTTTTAACAATGTTGCTTTATTAGCTACCTATGTAACCTTTAAATACAGAGCTATTGTAAGAGAATTGGGTAAAGTTTTTGGTTTGCCAAAAGAAGAAATAGACAAACTAAGCAAAGGTGTTTCTACCCTTGGTAACTATTCAAGGTCTCAAAAATTAGCAACTACCACTAAGAAAATCAATCAAGAAAAAAAGAGTCAGTTTGATTCTATGGCTCATTTGGTTTTAAAATACGGAAAACTCATAGAAGGCTTCCCAAATTATGTAAGTGTACATTCTGCAGGAATTCTAATTTTAGACAAACCTATTCATTATTTTTCTGCAACAAGTTTGCCTCCAAAAAACTTTCCTACAGTTCAGTTTGATATGAATATTGCAGACGATGTTGGTATTTTTAAATTTGATATTCTTGGTCAGCGAGGTTTGGCAAAAATAAAAGATGCATTAGCTCTAATTAAAGAAAATAATCCTGATGCACCAGAAATAGACATTACAGATATTGAGCGTTTTAAGAACGATAAAAAAATAAACAACCTTTTAAAAACAGGAGGCGCAATTGGGGCTTATTATGTAGAATCGCCTGCAATGCGTGGTTTAATGCAAAAACTACAAACGCAAGATTATTTAGGTCTGGTAGCTGCAAGTTCTATTATTAGACCTGGGGTTTCTAGCTCTGGAATGAAAGATGAGTTTATTAAAAGGCACAGATACCCTGAACATCGAAAAAATGCTAATCCTATTTTGTTAAAAATTATGCCAGAAACCTATGGAGTTATGGTATACCAAGAAGATGTAATGAAAGTTGCCAATCAATTTGCAGATTTAACTTTAGGCGAAGCTGATGTTTTACGAAGAGGAATGAGTGGTAAATACAGATCAGTATCTGAGTTTAAAGCTGTAGAAAATAAATTTATAGAAAACTGTAGAAAAAAAGGGTTTAAAGATGAGTTAATCTTTGAGGTTTGGAATCAAATTAAAAGTTTTGCAGGTTATGCTTTTGCTAAAGGACACTCTGCTTCTTATGCTGTAGAAAGCTACCAAAGTTTATTTTTAAAATGCTACTACCCTATTGAGTTTATGACTGCTGTTTTAAATAATGGTGGTGGTTTTTATTCTACAGAACACTATATTCATGAAGCAAAAATGCGAGGTGCAACAATTGAATTGCCTTGTATAAACACAAGCGATCATCCTAATATTGTAAAAGGTAAAACCATCTTTTTAGGCTTTGGTTACCTAAAAAACTTAGAACATTTATTAATAGAAAGAATTTTAAGCAGTCGTCAAACAGAAGGTAAATTCCTTTCTCTAAATAATTTTTTAGATAGAGTTTCTATATCTATAGAGCAACTCACTATTTTAATTAGAATTAATGCTTTTAGGTTTACAAAAAAACCAAAAACAACTTTGTTATGGGAGGCTACCTTTAGAATAAATGGAACTAAGAAAAACGAATTAGTAAGCCAAGGAAAACTATTTGGAGTTCCACATCAACAATTTAAGATACCAAAACTAGAAAGTCATTGGTTAGAAGATGTTTATGATCAATTAGAATTGATAGATTTTACTACTTATGATTATTTTTCTTTGGTTATAGAAGATTATCACAAGCATATTAAAGCAAAAGACATGTATAAATATGCTGATAAAAATGTGCTTCTTTATGGTAAACTTGTAACCACAAGATATAACAAAACAAGTACAGGAAAATTAATGAGATTAAGCACTTTTATAGATGTAGATGGTAATTATTTTGATGCTGTACACTTTACAAATGTGGTGCACTTGTACCCAATAAATGGTATGGGTATTTATGCTTGTTATGGTAAAATTACCAACAGATTTGGTTTTTGTAGTATGAATATTATAAAGTCTAAAAAAATGAGTATTGCTTTAAATCCTCGTTGTTAA
- a CDS encoding SDR family oxidoreductase gives MNTNRFGKKGWTPDRIEKLNGKTYVITGTTSGTGFEAAKILLSKGAKVVMLNRNPKKAEVTIASLKQELGNDIDVINIQMDLSEQTSVKKATEKVIKTVHQIDALICNAAIAQVPKQTLTVDGWESQMGTNYYGNFTLQALLFPLVEKSKGRIVTVGSLGYDMGIKTIKFDDLNWNKDYTPNNAYSQSKLAQIMSMYELQDRLKEAGKTDVKAYACHPGSSRTNLINSSGSFMMKFIFNLMKLSPLTQSAEKGAYPQLMCATEPNLDQSSFYGPTGRNNWTGPVGPHKLESHAKDKIVSKKLWELSEKETGIKWNI, from the coding sequence ATGAATACAAATCGATTTGGTAAAAAAGGTTGGACACCAGATAGAATTGAAAAATTAAATGGTAAAACATACGTCATTACAGGAACTACAAGCGGAACAGGATTTGAAGCAGCGAAAATATTGCTATCAAAAGGAGCTAAAGTTGTAATGCTTAATAGGAATCCTAAAAAAGCAGAAGTCACCATTGCTTCATTGAAACAAGAATTGGGTAACGATATTGATGTAATTAACATTCAAATGGACTTATCCGAACAAACCTCTGTAAAAAAAGCTACTGAAAAAGTTATAAAAACAGTTCATCAAATCGATGCACTTATTTGCAATGCAGCAATTGCACAAGTACCTAAACAAACATTAACAGTAGATGGGTGGGAGAGTCAAATGGGAACGAATTACTATGGGAATTTTACGCTTCAAGCATTATTGTTCCCACTTGTTGAGAAATCCAAAGGACGAATTGTAACGGTAGGAAGTTTGGGATATGATATGGGAATTAAAACCATCAAATTTGACGATTTGAATTGGAATAAAGATTACACGCCTAATAATGCATATAGTCAAAGTAAACTGGCGCAGATAATGTCTATGTACGAATTACAAGATAGATTAAAAGAAGCTGGGAAAACAGATGTTAAAGCTTACGCTTGTCATCCTGGTTCTTCAAGAACCAACTTAATAAATTCAAGTGGTAGCTTTATGATGAAATTCATCTTTAATCTAATGAAATTGTCGCCATTAACACAATCAGCTGAAAAAGGTGCTTATCCGCAATTGATGTGTGCCACAGAACCTAATTTAGACCAAAGTAGTTTTTATGGTCCTACAGGAAGAAATAATTGGACGGGTCCAGTTGGACCACATAAATTAGAATCGCACGCAAAAGATAAAATCGTATCAAAAAAATTATGGGAACTTTCGGAAAAAGAAACAGGTATAAAATGGAATATCTAA